From one Rhodopirellula islandica genomic stretch:
- a CDS encoding DoxX family protein, producing MAKYLLSPLRLAVGWGISPRLLGTIAVVMLTLLRLTIGWHFITEGVDKYQAGNWSAKPFFANARGPFAGHFRQMVWDYDGTMRLDVDQTKVNWAYYRDQISGHYGFDEKQSAEAQNNYRKAVDQYEIVLQLNANEVQEFQLGLDRVAELDGNSVASGVSSLSGQRESVRKELSQKIAPVFDQIDAIWENYETAQNKVASPEQLLTHSAYKLTRPRLQMMDTSVIDTMVPYFDMIVGWCLLLGLFTPVAALAAACFLGSVFLSQYPPVTGPGSSNYQLIEGLACLVLAATGAGRFAGLDFFLHLIIRKFNGDDAATA from the coding sequence GTGGCCAAGTATTTGCTTTCCCCTTTGCGTTTGGCTGTCGGATGGGGAATCTCACCCCGGCTGCTCGGAACGATCGCAGTGGTCATGCTGACCCTCCTTCGTCTCACCATCGGCTGGCACTTCATCACAGAAGGTGTCGACAAGTATCAAGCTGGAAACTGGTCTGCGAAACCATTTTTTGCCAACGCCCGAGGCCCATTCGCCGGTCATTTCCGCCAAATGGTGTGGGATTACGACGGCACCATGCGATTGGACGTTGACCAAACCAAAGTCAACTGGGCTTACTACCGCGACCAAATCTCGGGCCACTACGGGTTCGATGAAAAACAGTCCGCTGAGGCTCAGAACAACTACAGAAAAGCGGTTGATCAGTACGAAATCGTGCTGCAACTCAACGCCAATGAAGTTCAGGAGTTTCAATTGGGGCTGGATCGAGTCGCAGAACTCGATGGGAATTCGGTCGCATCGGGGGTCAGCTCCCTGAGTGGTCAACGCGAGAGCGTTCGAAAAGAGTTGTCCCAAAAGATCGCCCCGGTCTTCGATCAGATCGATGCAATTTGGGAAAACTACGAAACTGCACAAAACAAGGTCGCATCGCCGGAACAACTGCTCACCCATAGTGCGTACAAACTGACGCGTCCGCGTTTGCAAATGATGGACACCAGTGTGATCGATACGATGGTGCCGTACTTCGACATGATCGTTGGTTGGTGTCTGTTGCTCGGGTTGTTCACCCCCGTGGCCGCGTTAGCCGCCGCGTGTTTTCTCGGTTCAGTCTTTCTAAGCCAGTATCCACCCGTGACCGGGCCAGGGTCGAGCAATTATCAGCTGATTGAAGGTCTGGCCTGTTTGGTGCTTGCCGCCACCGGCGCTGGCCGTTTCGCCGGCCTCGATTTCTTTCTGCATCTCATTATTCGAAAATTCAACGGCGATGACGCCGCAACTGCGTGA
- a CDS encoding Gfo/Idh/MocA family protein, producing the protein MVDKLNADQKEVGSHNYYSAVGSYYDVNRRDFLRGIVAAGAVSGAGLGAAYFGYGKVTDPVRVAVIGTGDEGNVLIGGCNPEYVDVKAICDIRPFSQFRAFHGDWSSSSALKRRPGLISVAGYKDEAEARKNVKVYDGSNGGIMACLDDPDIEAVIIALPLWLHAPVAAQAMERGLHVLTEKLMAHNVAQCKVMSRMAGSMEDKNGNPLHLATGHQRHYNVKYQDAINLIRWGLLGQLHHIRAQWHRSNVPGADSWSMPIPGGEMVNGKNFDKIAKDIEYRKKKLAETTDPDEMIRLQMEIDQWTAWDADKNVDPKEFGYEGFSVGDQTFSAMEELHRWRLFNRTGAGLMAELGSHQLDAVSIFLSSLRDDKKKVHPLSVHAVGGRHIMPVDREVGDHVYCMFEFPGPEYSSTFDVGYYDRVERYPNPDSPGNGPVAGYDTDPNKKVVVTYSSINGNGFGGWGEVVMGTKGTLILDKETDVYLYRNSDTSSKAGVVKKDAGFALDTSASGDFAAPVAQAASSGPVSRGYREEIEHWAYCIRNPDGENKPRCYPEVAMGDAVIALGTNVALKRSAKGESGYLQFKEEWFDIDNDATPDDSDIATETEFMKKPVA; encoded by the coding sequence ATGGTAGACAAGCTCAACGCCGATCAAAAAGAAGTCGGCTCACACAATTACTATTCCGCCGTCGGCAGTTACTACGATGTCAATCGTCGTGACTTCCTGCGTGGCATCGTCGCCGCCGGTGCCGTCAGTGGTGCTGGCCTGGGTGCCGCTTACTTCGGCTATGGCAAAGTCACCGACCCGGTCCGCGTCGCGGTCATCGGAACCGGTGACGAAGGCAACGTCCTGATTGGAGGTTGCAACCCCGAGTACGTGGACGTCAAAGCGATCTGCGACATTCGTCCATTCAGCCAGTTTCGTGCGTTCCACGGTGACTGGTCTTCTTCATCGGCTTTGAAACGTCGTCCAGGCTTGATCAGCGTCGCTGGCTACAAAGACGAAGCGGAAGCTCGCAAGAACGTCAAGGTTTACGACGGATCCAACGGCGGCATCATGGCCTGCCTCGATGACCCCGATATCGAAGCGGTGATCATTGCCTTGCCACTTTGGCTGCACGCTCCCGTTGCCGCTCAAGCCATGGAACGTGGCCTGCACGTGCTGACCGAAAAACTGATGGCCCACAATGTGGCTCAGTGCAAGGTCATGTCGCGAATGGCTGGCAGCATGGAAGACAAGAACGGCAACCCGCTGCACTTGGCGACCGGTCACCAACGTCACTACAACGTGAAGTACCAAGACGCGATCAACCTGATCCGCTGGGGCTTGCTCGGACAACTGCACCACATTCGTGCTCAGTGGCACCGTAGCAACGTCCCCGGTGCCGACAGCTGGTCGATGCCAATCCCTGGCGGCGAGATGGTCAACGGCAAAAACTTTGACAAGATCGCGAAGGACATCGAGTACCGCAAGAAGAAGCTGGCGGAAACGACAGACCCTGACGAAATGATTCGTCTGCAGATGGAAATTGATCAGTGGACGGCTTGGGACGCTGACAAGAACGTTGACCCCAAGGAATTCGGCTACGAAGGCTTCTCGGTCGGCGATCAAACCTTCAGTGCGATGGAAGAACTTCACCGCTGGCGGTTGTTCAATCGCACCGGGGCTGGCCTGATGGCCGAACTGGGAAGTCACCAGCTCGACGCCGTCAGCATCTTCCTCAGCTCGTTGCGTGATGACAAGAAGAAGGTCCACCCACTGAGCGTCCACGCAGTTGGCGGACGCCACATCATGCCGGTGGATCGGGAAGTCGGCGACCACGTCTACTGCATGTTCGAGTTCCCTGGACCAGAATACAGCAGCACCTTCGACGTCGGTTACTACGACCGTGTCGAGCGTTACCCCAACCCCGACAGCCCCGGAAACGGACCGGTCGCCGGATACGATACCGATCCAAACAAGAAGGTCGTCGTGACCTACTCGTCGATCAACGGCAACGGCTTCGGTGGCTGGGGCGAAGTCGTCATGGGCACCAAGGGAACGTTGATCCTGGACAAGGAAACCGACGTTTACTTGTACCGCAACAGCGACACCAGCAGCAAAGCCGGCGTCGTGAAGAAGGACGCCGGATTCGCCTTGGACACCTCGGCCAGCGGCGACTTTGCTGCACCGGTTGCCCAAGCCGCTTCGTCCGGCCCAGTCAGCCGTGGCTACCGCGAAGAGATTGAGCACTGGGCCTACTGCATCCGCAACCCAGACGGCGAAAACAAACCTCGCTGCTACCCCGAAGTCGCGATGGGCGACGCGGTCATCGCTCTGGGAACCAATGTCGCTCTGAAACGTTCAGCCAAGGGCGAAAGCGGTTACCTGCAGTTCAAGGAAGAGTGGTTCGACATCGACAACGATGCGACCCCGGACGACAGCGACATCGCGACGGAAACCGAATTCATGAAGAAACCTGTGGCATAG
- a CDS encoding sialidase family protein encodes MNRIIPLTVFFALSTLGFLRAEAPAFLDPPQYIGPPQAVQEVTNRAFAGISSLAVSNEGRLWATWYAGKTPSEDANNYVVLSTSGDGGETWKEVLVVDPDEDGPVRAYDPELWIAPDGKLRLVWAQAVGHLGTVAGVWFLKIEDPNVEQPIHGKAKRVTDGIMMCKPLVLSTGEWALPASTWRETDESARMIVSDDQGKTWSRRGGCNVPQDARAFDEHMLVERNDGSIWLLARTKYGIGESVSTDRGKTWPELTPSKISHPSARFFIRRLASGNLLLVKHGPIERRTGRSHLMAFVSTDDGKTWGGGLMLDERAGVSYPDGQQGPDGVIHITYDYNRTKDRHILLASFREEDVAAGKAVTDSVKLRQLISNASGK; translated from the coding sequence ATGAACCGAATCATCCCCCTGACGGTTTTCTTCGCTCTCTCAACGCTTGGCTTTCTCAGAGCAGAAGCCCCCGCGTTCTTGGATCCGCCGCAATACATCGGTCCCCCTCAAGCAGTCCAGGAGGTGACCAACCGGGCCTTCGCTGGAATCTCCAGTCTCGCCGTTTCCAACGAAGGCAGACTTTGGGCGACTTGGTATGCCGGCAAAACACCAAGCGAGGACGCAAACAATTACGTCGTCCTCAGCACCAGCGGCGATGGCGGGGAGACTTGGAAGGAAGTGCTCGTCGTCGATCCAGACGAAGACGGTCCGGTTCGCGCCTACGATCCCGAACTCTGGATCGCTCCGGACGGAAAACTGAGGCTCGTCTGGGCACAGGCGGTGGGACACTTGGGGACCGTCGCAGGAGTTTGGTTCTTGAAAATCGAAGATCCGAATGTGGAGCAACCGATCCACGGAAAAGCCAAGCGAGTCACCGATGGGATCATGATGTGCAAACCGCTGGTTCTCTCAACCGGCGAATGGGCGCTGCCCGCGTCGACGTGGCGTGAGACCGACGAAAGCGCACGCATGATCGTTTCGGATGACCAGGGGAAAACGTGGTCGCGACGCGGCGGTTGCAATGTCCCCCAGGACGCTCGTGCCTTCGATGAACACATGTTGGTGGAACGAAATGACGGATCAATTTGGTTGCTTGCCCGCACAAAGTATGGGATCGGCGAAAGCGTCTCCACCGACCGAGGAAAGACCTGGCCTGAACTGACCCCATCGAAGATCTCGCACCCCAGCGCACGCTTTTTCATCCGAAGACTCGCTTCAGGAAACCTCCTGCTGGTCAAACACGGCCCCATCGAAAGAAGAACCGGTCGCTCGCACCTGATGGCCTTCGTGTCCACCGATGACGGCAAAACCTGGGGGGGTGGACTGATGCTCGATGAGCGAGCGGGGGTCTCTTACCCCGACGGGCAACAAGGTCCGGACGGTGTGATCCACATCACCTACGACTACAACCGCACCAAAGACCGGCACATTCTCCTGGCCAGTTTTCGAGAGGAAGATGTCGCGGCGGGAAAAGCCGTCACGGACTCTGTGAAATTGCGTCAACTGATCAGCAACGCGTCTGGCAAGTAG